Proteins from a genomic interval of Acomys russatus chromosome 19, mAcoRus1.1, whole genome shotgun sequence:
- the Tshz3 gene encoding teashirt homolog 3, whose amino-acid sequence MCPEKELSKACPSYQNSPAAEFSSHEMDSESHISETSDRMADFESSSIKNEEETKEVQGPLEDTAVSDSLEQMKAVYNNFLSNSYWSNLNLNLHQPSSENHGGGSGGGGGGGSSSSSSSSSSSCGSGSFDWHQSAMAKTLQQVSQSRMLPEPSLFSTVQLYRQSSKLYGSIFTGASKFRCKDCSAAYDTLVELTVHMNETGHYRDDNHESDSNNPKRWSKPRKRSLLEMEGKEDAQKVLKCMYCGHSFESLQDLSVHMIKTKHYQKVPLKEPVTPVAAKIIPAARKKPSLELELPSSPDSTGGTPKATLSDTSDALQKNSNPYITPNNRYGHQNGASYAWHFEARKSQILKCMECGSSHDTLQELTAHMMVTGHFIKVTNSAMKKGKPLMETPVTPTITTLVDEKVQSVPLAATTFTSPSNTPASVSPKLTVEVKKEVDKERAAMDEKPKEKDKTSEEEEKYDISSKYHYLTENDLEESPKGGLDILKSLENTVTSAINKAQNGTPSWGGYPSIHAAYQLPNMMKLSLGSSGKSTPLKPMFGNSDIVSPTKTQTLVSPPPSSQTSPMPKTNFHAMEELVKKVTEKVAKVEEKMKEPEGKLSPPKRATPSPCGSEQSEPIKMEASSDGAFKSQENSPSPPRDACKEVSPTAEPVENGKELVKPLSGGLSGSTAIITDHPPEQPFVNPLSALQSVMNIHLGKAAKPSLPALDPMSMLFKMSNSLAEKAAVATPSPLQAKKAEHLDRYFYHANNDQPIDLTKGKSDKGCSLGSGLLSPTSTSPATSSSTATTAKTSAVVSFMSNSPLRENALSDISDMLKNLTESHTSKSSTPSSISEKSDVDGATLEEAEESTPAQKRKGRQSNWNPQHLLILQAQFAASLRQTSEGKYVMADLSPQERMHISRFTGLSMTTISHWLANVKYQLRRTGGTKFLKNLDTGHPVFFCNDCASQIRTPSTYIGHLESHLGFRLRDLSKLSTEQINNQIAQTKSPSEKLVTSSPEEDLGTSYQCKLCNRTFASKHAVKLHLSKTHGKSPEDHLLFVSELEKQ is encoded by the coding sequence ATGTGCCCGGAGAAGGAGCTCAGCAAGGCCTGCCCCAGCTACCAGAACTCGCCCGCTGCTGAGTTCTCCAGCCATGAAATGGACAGTGAATCCCACATCAGCGAGACCAGCGACCGCATGGCTGACTTTGAAAGCAGTTCCATCAAGAACGAGGAGGAGACCAAGGAGGTCCAGGGGCCGCTGGAGGACACCGCCGTGTCCGACAGCCTCGAGCAGATGAAAGCCGTGTACAACAACTTCCTGTCCAATTCCTATTGGTCCAACCTCAACCTCAACCTGCACCAGCCCTCCTCAGAGAACCATGGAGGCGGCAGCGGTGGTGGCGGCggaggcggcagcagcagcagcagcagtagcagcagcagtagctgtGGCAGTGGGAGCTTTGACTGGCACCAGAGCGCCATGGCAAAGACCCTGCAGCAGGTGTCGCAGAGCCGCATGCTGCCCGAGCCCAGCCTGTTCAGCACCGTGCAGCTGTACCGCCAGAGCAGCAAGCTGTACGGCTCCATCTTCACCGGGGCCAGCAAGTTCCGCTGCAAAGACTGCAGCGCCGCCTACGATACCCTGGTGGAGCTGACGGTGCACATGAACGAGACGGGCCACTATCGCGATGACAACCATGAGTCGGACAGCAACAACCCAAAGCGCTGGTCCAAGCCTCGCAAGCGGTCTCTGCtggaaatggaagggaaggaagacgCCCAGAAAGTGCTGAAGTGCATGTACTGCGGCCACTCCTTCGAGTCCCTCCAAGACCTGAGTGTCCACATGATCAAAACTAAACACTACCAAAAAGTGCCTCTCAAGGAACCTGTCACCCCCGTCGCAGCCAAAATCATCCCTGCGGCTCGGAAGAAACcgtctctggagctggagctgcctAGCTCCCCTGACTCCACCGGCGGAACCCCCAAAGCCACTCTCTCCGACACCAGCGATGCTTTGCAGAAGAACTCCAACCCTTACATCACGCCAAATAACCGGTACGGCCACCAGAACGGCGCCAGCTACGCATGGCACTTTGAGGCCCGCAAGTCTCAGATCCTCAAGTGCATGGAGTGTGGCAGCTCCCATGACACTCTCCAGGAGCTCACGGCCCACATGATGGTCACCGGCCACTTCATCAAGGTCACAAACTCGGCCATGAAGAAGGGCAAGCCCCTCATGGAGACACCCGTCACGCCCACTATCACCACCTTGGTGGACGAGAAGGTGCAGTCCGTGCCGCTGGCAGCCACCACCTTCACGTCCCCTTCCAACACACCCGCCAGTGTGTCCCCAAAGCTGACTGTGGAGGTCAAAAAGGAAGTGGACAAGGAGAGAGCGGCCATGGACGAGAAACCCAAGGAGAAGGACAAGACcagcgaggaggaggagaaatatgATATTTCTTCCAAATACCACTATTTGACTGAAAACGACTTGGAGGAGAGCCCTAAGGGGGGACTCGATATCCTTAAATCCCTCGAAAACACGGTGACGTCCGCCATCAACAAAGCTCAGAATGGCACTCCCAGCTGGGGGGGCTATCCCAGCATCCACGCCGCCTACCAGCTCCCCAACATGATGAAGTTGTCCCTGGGGTCCTCGGGGAAGAGCACACCCCTGAAGCCCATGTTCGGTAACAGCGACATCGTGTCTCCCACCAAAACCCAGACCCTGGTCTCTCCTCCGCCCAGCAGCCAGACCTCCCCCATGCCCAAGACAAACTTCCATGCCATGGAGGAACTGGTGAAAAAAGTCACGGAGAAAGTCGCCAAGGTggaggagaagatgaaagagCCTGAAGGCAAGCTGTCGCCGCCCAAGCGGGCCACGCCGTCCCCATGTGGCAGCGAGCAGAGCGAGCCCATCAAGATGGAAGCCTCCAGTGACGGTGCCTTCAAGAGCCAGGAGAACAGCCCCAGCCCACCAAGGGATGCCTGCAAGGAGGTAAGCCCCACCGCAGAGCCGGTGGAGAACGGCAAGGAGCTGGTTAAGCCCCTGAGCGGAGGTCTCAGTGGTAGCACGGCCATCATCACGGACCACCCCCCAGAGCAGCCCTTTGTGAACCCTCTGAGTGCCCTGCAGTCGGTCATGAACATCCACCTGGGCAAGGCGGccaagccctccctccctgccctggacCCCATGAGCATGCTCTTTAAGATGAGCAACAGTCTGGCGGAGAAGGCAGCCGTGGCCACCCCATCGCCTCTTCAGGCCAAGAAGGCGGAGCATCTGGACCGCTACTTCTACCACGCCAACAACGACCAGCCCATTGACCTGACAAAGGGAAAGAGTGACAAAGGTTGCTCTTTAGGTTCAGGGCTTTTGTCCCCCACGTCTACATCCCCAGCAACCTCCTCATCCACGGCGACAACGGCAAAGACATCCGCTGTCGTGTCGTTCATGTCAAACTCGCCGCTGCGCGAAAACGCCTTGTCAGATATATCGGACATGTTGAAGAACCTGACGGAGAGCCACACGTCCAAATCGTCCACCCCTTCCAGCATCTCGGAGAAGTCGGACGTTGACGGGGCCACCCTGGAAGAGGCCGAGGAGTCGACGCCGGCGCAGAAGAGGAAAGGCCGCCAGTCAAATTGGAATCCCCAGCACCTGCTGATCCTGCAGGCCCAGTTTGCGGCCAGCCTCCGGCAGACGTCGGAGGGCAAGTACGTTATGGCAGATCTGAGCCCCCAGGAGCGCATGCACATCTCCAGGTTTACCGGGCTCTCCATGACCACCATCAGCCACTGGCTGGCCAACGTGAAATACCAGCTCCGGAGGACAGGTGGGACGAAGTTCCTCAAAAACTTGGACACCGGCCACCCCGTGTTCTTTTGTAACGACTGCGCGTCGCAAATCAGGACTCCTTCCACGTACATCGGCCACCTAGAGTCACATCTGGGCTTCCGGCTGCGGGACCTGTCCAAACTGTCCACCGAACAGATTAACAATCAGATAGCACAAACCAAGTCGCCATCGGAAAAACTGGTGACGTCCTCCCCGGAGGAGGACCTGGGGACCTCCTATCAGTGCAAGCTTTGCAATCGGACCTTTGCGAGCAAGCATGCCGTCAAACTTCACCTCAGCAAAACGCACGGGAAGTCTCCAGAAGACcaccttctgtttgtttctgagcTGGAGAAGCAGTAG